CTTCTTCTTTTTGTCATTTATCAATCCTTTGTTATTCATCACAATGTTCAACGTGTTTTGGCATATAAGCCTATGGTTGAGAAAACATTAGCAGAAAATGATACAAAGGCAAATGTAGACTTAGTCTTAGCTATGATATACACCGAGACAAAAGGAGGAGAAGCAGATGTCATGCAATCCAGTGAAAGCAGTTCAGGACAAAAAAACTCGATTACAGATAGTCAGGCCAGTATTGAGCACGGGGTGAATTTACTGTCTCATAATCTTGCTCTAGCTGAGGAAGCAGGAGTAGATTCTTGGACGGCTGTTCAGGCCTATAATTTTGGAACAGCTTATATTGATTATATTGCTGAACATGGAGGTCAAAATACCGTTGATTTAGCGACTACCTATTCCAAAACCGTTGTGGCGCCAAGCCTAGGCAACACTAGTGGTCAAACCTATTTTTATTACCACCCCCTCGCCTTGATTTCTGGAGGTAAGCTTTATAAGAATGGCGGCAATATCTATTACTCACGAGAAGTTCATTTCAATCTTTATTTAATTGAACTGATGAGCCTTTTTTAGAAAGTTATCATGAAACGATTACGTCCATATGTGAAAGGGTACCTAAAAGAAAGTATCTTAGGTCCTCTTTTTAAATTATTAGAAGCTTTATTTGAATTATTAGTCCCTTTGTTAATTGCTAACATGATTGATATATCGATTAGTCAACACAACAGCCAGGGAATTTTGAGGGTTGTTTTAACATTATTTGGTTTAGCAACCATTGGCTTATTGCTTTCCGTTACAGCCCAGTATTTTTCTTCGAAAGCAGCTGTTGGTTTTACAAGACAAATGACAGATGACTTGTTTAAAAAAATCATGTTTTTGAGCAAGGAGGACCAAGACCATCTTGGTTATGCTAGTCTGTTATCACGATTGACCAGTGATAGTTTTCAAATTCAAACTGGTATCAATCAATTTTTGCGTCTTTTTCTAAGGGCCCCTATTATCGTATGTGGTGCTATGGTAATGGCTTATTGGATTAGTCCAAGTCTAACCCTATGGTTTGTGATGATGGTGATTGTCTTACTAACACTTGTTTTTGTTATGTCACATTTATTAGGTCCCCTTTATCTCTTAATCCGCCGAGAAACAGATCACTTGGTTCGTTTGACTAGCCAACAGTTACAAGGA
The genomic region above belongs to Streptococcus pyogenes and contains:
- a CDS encoding lysozyme family protein is translated as MFRLLKRACSFLLLFVIYQSFVIHHNVQRVLAYKPMVEKTLAENDTKANVDLVLAMIYTETKGGEADVMQSSESSSGQKNSITDSQASIEHGVNLLSHNLALAEEAGVDSWTAVQAYNFGTAYIDYIAEHGGQNTVDLATTYSKTVVAPSLGNTSGQTYFYYHPLALISGGKLYKNGGNIYYSREVHFNLYLIELMSLF